In Streptomyces paludis, the genomic stretch TCCAGCGCCGCCGTGGACGACGACGGCTGCCACTGCTTGCCGCGCTTGCCCGCGTCCATCGCCTCGTTGGCCAGCCGGTCCGCGTGCTTGTTCTTCTCGCGCGGGATCCACTCGTACGTGACCTGGCTCGCCGGGAGGATCCGGGCGGCCTCCGCCGCCAGCGGCTTCATGTCCGGGTGCTTGATCTTCCAGCGCCCGGACATCTGCTCGACCACGAGCTTGGAGTCCATCCGGACATGGACCGGCGCCGCCGGGTCCAGCGCCCGCGCGGCCTTGAGGCCGGCGATCAGGCCCTTGTACTCGGCGACGTTGTTCGTGGCGACACCGATGTACTCGGCGGCCTCGGCCAGCGGTTCACCCGTCACCGGGTCGAGGACGACCGCACCGTAACCCGCCGGTCCCGGGTTGCCCCGGGAGCCGCCGTCGGCCTCGACCACGAACGTGGGCTGGGACGTGGGCATCGGCATCCGCTCACAGACCCGAGTCGGCGGTACGGACCAGGATGCGGTGGCAGTTCTCGCACCGCAGGACCGCGTCGCGCGCGGCGGACCTGACGTCGTTCAGCTCGGTGACGTTCAGCTCCAGCCGGCAGCCCTCGCAACGGCGCTGGTACAGCCGGGCGGCGCCCACACCGCCTTCCTTGACGCGCAGCTTCTCGTACAGCTTGAGCAGGTCGGCCGGTACGGAATCGGCGACGAGCCCGCGCTCCTTGGTGACCGTCGCGCTCTCGCCGTCGAAGCCCGCGACGGCGGTGTCGCGGCGCGCCACCGCGTCGTCCGTCTTGGCCTGGACCGCGGAGACACGTTCCGTCAGCTCGGCCACCCGCTCCTGCGCGGACTCGCGGCGCTCCATGACTTCGAGGACGACGTCCTCCAGGTCGCCCTGGCGCTTGGCGAGGGAGACGATCTCGCGCTGGAGGTTCTCCAGGTCCTTGGGCGAGCTGACCGCGCCGGAGTCCAGCCGCTGCTGGTCGCGCACGGCGCGCTGACGGACCTGGTCGACGTCCTGCTCGGCCTTGATCTGCTCGCGTGCGGTGTCGCTCTCCTCGGTCTGCGCGGCGACCAGCAGGTCGCGCAGCTGGGCGAGGTCCTTGGTGAGGGACTCGATCTCGGCGTGCTCGGGCAGCGAGGTGCGCTTGTGGTCGAGCTGCGACAGCCGTACGTCGAGGGCCTGGACGTCGAGAAGTCGGATCTGGTCGGCGGGCGCGGCGTTCAGTTGGGGGCTCCTGAGGAGGATGAGGGAGAGGATGAGGACGAAGACGAAGGCGCGTCTGCCGTGGAGTACGTGGCGGACGGAGCGTACGGGACCGTCGAAGCCTGGTGCGCCGACCACGGGTCGGTGACCGTCTTGGACACATGGACCCGCAGGTCCCAGCCGTGCCGGTCGGAGACCTCGTCGAGCTGGGCGGCGGCCTGCTCGCACCAGGGCCACTCGGTGGCCCAGTGCGCGGCGTCGATCAGCCCCAGCGGGGAGTGCTGGGTGGCCTCGGAGACCGGGTGGTGGCGCAGGTCGGCGGTGACGAACGCGTCCACGCCCGCCGCCCGTACCCGGTCGAAGAGGCTGTCGCCCGAGCCGCCGCTGACCGCGACCGTACGGACCAGGGCGTCCGGGTCGCCGGCGATCCGCACGCCCTGCGCGGTGGCCGGCAGCCGGTGCGCGACACGGGCGGCGAAGTCGCGGAGGGTGGCCGGGTGGTCGAGTTCGCAGATCCGGCCGAGGCCACGCCGTCCGGCCGGATCGGTCGGATCCGGTACGAGGGGGCCGAGGATCCGCAGGTCGAGGGCGCCCGCGAGGGCGTCGGAGACACCGGGGTCGGCGGAGTCGGCGTTGGTGTGCGCGACGTGCAGCGCGATGTCGTTCTTGATGAGCGTGTGCACGACACGGCCCTTGAACGTGCCGGCCGCGACCGTCGTCGTACCGCGCAGATAGAGCGGATGGTGGGTGACGATCAGCTGGGCGCCGAGCCGCACGGCCTCTTCGGCGATGTCCTGGACAGGGTCGACGGCGAACAGGACGCGGTTCACCGGGGCGTCGGGGTCGCCGCAGACCGTACCGACGGCATCCCACTGTTCGGCCCGCTCGGGGGGCCAGAGGGCGTCGAGCGCGGCGAGGACTTCGGACAGCCGGGGCGCGGACGGGACCGGGGACGGGACGGGGGAAGGGACAGGGGGCACGCCACAAAGGCTACCTGCCCCCGTGCGGCGCCCGGTCGGTGTCCTCCCGGCCTTCTTGCCGGCCTCCCGTTCGCCTTGTTGCCCGGTTGTTGCCCGGCCTTCCGTTCACCTTCTTGCCGGGCCTCCTTCTCAGCCCTCCGGCCGGTCTCCCTTCCACGCTTCCCCGCCCCAGGAAGCACAGCCGCCCCGCACTTTCAGGCGAATCCCGCACC encodes the following:
- a CDS encoding Nif3-like dinuclear metal center hexameric protein; protein product: MPPVPSPVPSPVPSAPRLSEVLAALDALWPPERAEQWDAVGTVCGDPDAPVNRVLFAVDPVQDIAEEAVRLGAQLIVTHHPLYLRGTTTVAAGTFKGRVVHTLIKNDIALHVAHTNADSADPGVSDALAGALDLRILGPLVPDPTDPAGRRGLGRICELDHPATLRDFAARVAHRLPATAQGVRIAGDPDALVRTVAVSGGSGDSLFDRVRAAGVDAFVTADLRHHPVSEATQHSPLGLIDAAHWATEWPWCEQAAAQLDEVSDRHGWDLRVHVSKTVTDPWSAHQASTVPYAPSATYSTADAPSSSSSSSPSSSSGAPN
- a CDS encoding zinc ribbon domain-containing protein, producing MNAAPADQIRLLDVQALDVRLSQLDHKRTSLPEHAEIESLTKDLAQLRDLLVAAQTEESDTAREQIKAEQDVDQVRQRAVRDQQRLDSGAVSSPKDLENLQREIVSLAKRQGDLEDVVLEVMERRESAQERVAELTERVSAVQAKTDDAVARRDTAVAGFDGESATVTKERGLVADSVPADLLKLYEKLRVKEGGVGAARLYQRRCEGCRLELNVTELNDVRSAARDAVLRCENCHRILVRTADSGL